A stretch of Lathyrus oleraceus cultivar Zhongwan6 chromosome 6, CAAS_Psat_ZW6_1.0, whole genome shotgun sequence DNA encodes these proteins:
- the LOC127093272 gene encoding pectin acetylesterase 12 gives MVKLFWVTIVIGLVFIKWVDAYHINETELSILEAHEGYSFSNLVNQPRMVGITLIQSAAAKGAVCLDGTLPAYHLDRGYGSGANSWLVNLEGGGWCNNVRTCVYRKTTRRGSSNFMEKAIPFTGIMSNNAQQNPDFFNWNRVKIRYCDGASFTGDSEDRAARLHFRGQRIWLAAIEELMSKGMRFAKQALLSGCSAGGLATILHCDEFRALLPRTTRVKCLSDAGLFLNVVDVAGGRTLGNFFNGVVTLQGAQKNLPRACANHLDPASCFFPENVISGIRTPLFILNTAYDSWQIQSSLAPPADDPRGYWHDCRLNHAKCTGSQMQFLQGFRNHMLNVVRGFSRSNQNGLFINSCFAHCQSERPDTWFADNSPVIGNKAIALAVGDWYFDRAAVKDIDCPYPCDNTCHHLVFR, from the exons ATGGTGAAGCTTTTCTGGGTTACCATTGTAATAGGACTTGTTTTCATCAAATGGGTTGATGCATATCACATCAATGAAACTGAACTCTCTATCTTAGAAGCTCATGAAGGTTATTCTTTTTCCAACCTTGTGAATCAGCCTCGCATGGTGGGAATCACCCTTATTCAATCTGCTGCTGCTAAAGGAGCTG TTTGCTTGGATGGAACATTGCCTGCTTATCATTTGGACCGCGGATACGGATCGGGAGCAAACAGCTGGCTTGTTAATTTAGAG GGAGGTGGATGGTGTAATAACGTTAGAACATGCGTCTATCGCAAGACAACAAGGCGTGGATCATCAAATTTCATGGAGAAGGCGATACCTTTTACGGGAATAATGAGCAATAATGCTCAACAGAATCCAG ATTTTTTTAACTGGAATAGAGTGAAAATTCGTTACTGCGATGGTGCCTCTTTTACCGGTGATAGTGAAGATAGG GCCGCGCGACTGCACTTCAGAGGACAACGCATTTGGTTGGCTGCAATCGAAGAATTGATGTCAAAAGGAATGCGTTTTGCCAAGCAG GCTCTTCTTTCTGGATGCTCGGCTGGTGGTCTAGCTACTATTTTACACTGCGATGAATTTCGAGCTCTACTCCCGAGGACTACCAGAGTGAAGTGTCTTAGCGATGCTGGTTTATTTCTTAACGT CGTTGATGTAGCTGGCGGGCGTACCCTCGGGAATTTTTTCAATGGTGTTGTAACCCTACAG GGTGCACAGAAGAATCTTCCACGCGCTTGTGCTAATCATCTTGATCCTGCCTCG TGCTTCTTTCCTGAAAATGTGATTTCCGGTATCAGAACTCCGCTATTCATTCTTAATACAGCCTATGACTCATGGCAG ATCCAATCAAGCTTAGCTCCTCCAGCAGACGATCCCCGCGGTTATTGGCATGATTGCCGATTAAACCATGCTAAATGTACCGGTTCACAAATGCAGTTTCTTCAAG GATTCAGGAATCACATGCTGAATGTTGTTAGAGGGTTCTCAAGATCAAATCAAAATGGATTGTTCATAAATTCATGCTTTGCTCACTGCCAATCTGAGAGACCAGACACATGGTTTGCTGACAACTCTCCTGTCATTGGAAACAAG GCAATTGCTCTGGCCGTCGGAGACTGGTATTTTGATCGAGCCGCTGTTAAGGACATTGACTGTCCTTACCCTTGTGATAACACATGCCACCATCTAGTTTTCAGATGA